A section of the Chryseobacterium ginsenosidimutans genome encodes:
- a CDS encoding 3-oxoacyl-ACP synthase III family protein, with product MNIKITGSGSYVPDQIITNGDFAEHIFFDETGNTLRYPEAVIGKFHDITGIEERRYAEPQHTASDLAFFASERAITDAGIDKESIDYIIMCHNYGDVAFGKVQSDTVPSLGSRVKNKLGIKNPHCVAYDLLFGCPGWNEGMIQANAFIRSGIAKRCLVIGAETLSRVVDKFDRDSMIYADGAGAVVVEASLDGSGLVSHESVTYAVDESEYLYFGKSYNGQSDEDVRYIKMRGRKIYEFALTKVPLAMQSCLNRANVKVESLTKILIHQANEKMDEAIVSRFYELYNMLPPKDIMPMSIHKFGNSSVATIPTLYDLIMKGKIERHEFRKGDILLFASVGAGMNINAFVYKV from the coding sequence ATGAATATTAAGATAACAGGCTCTGGAAGCTATGTGCCGGACCAGATTATTACAAACGGGGATTTCGCAGAACATATCTTTTTTGATGAGACAGGTAACACGCTGAGGTATCCTGAGGCAGTTATTGGGAAATTCCATGATATTACAGGAATTGAGGAGCGCAGGTACGCTGAGCCGCAACATACGGCCTCAGACTTGGCGTTCTTTGCATCGGAACGTGCAATAACTGATGCGGGGATTGACAAGGAAAGTATAGATTATATTATCATGTGTCACAATTATGGCGATGTGGCGTTTGGGAAGGTCCAATCTGATACCGTTCCAAGTCTGGGATCAAGGGTTAAAAATAAGCTGGGTATCAAAAACCCACACTGTGTGGCGTATGACCTGTTGTTTGGTTGCCCGGGCTGGAACGAGGGAATGATACAAGCCAATGCCTTTATAAGATCTGGAATAGCAAAACGATGCCTGGTGATCGGAGCGGAAACATTATCGCGTGTTGTCGATAAGTTCGACAGGGACTCGATGATTTATGCAGACGGTGCGGGCGCTGTAGTGGTCGAGGCATCCTTGGATGGAAGCGGTCTGGTGTCCCATGAGAGCGTCACCTATGCCGTAGACGAATCCGAATATCTATACTTTGGCAAATCCTACAACGGGCAGTCAGATGAGGATGTCCGTTATATCAAGATGAGGGGCAGGAAAATCTATGAGTTTGCTCTTACAAAGGTTCCATTGGCTATGCAGTCGTGCCTTAACAGAGCAAATGTAAAGGTAGAATCCCTAACAAAAATACTTATCCATCAGGCCAACGAGAAAATGGACGAGGCCATTGTGAGCCGTTTCTATGAGCTTTACAACATGTTACCGCCAAAGGATATTATGCCCATGTCCATCCATAAATTTGGAAACAGCAGCGTGGCAACCATTCCCACGCTCTATGACCTAATCATGAAAGGGAAGATCGAGAGACATGAATTCCGCAAGGGTGATATACTTCTCTTTGCATCTGTGGGAGCGGGAATGAACATTAATGCATTTGTATATAAGGTATAG
- a CDS encoding metallophosphoesterase: MKIQIISDLHQEFGSTDLSFDQADVVVLAGDVNLGTKGIEWIKTKIPDKPVIYVLGNHEYYKGSYPKTLNKIKEAAHNSNVFVLEDSFVNIDGIRFHGATLWTDFSIFGDPRYYGMTCQSVMNDYKKIKRDPSYSKLRTIDTFKIHQFSKVWLQESLEKSKGLKNIVVTHHAPSIQSVPEKYKNDPITSAYASNLEDFVLEHIPLYWIHGHIHTPSRYKIGETEIICNPHGYIVEKYKGYEKELIVEI; the protein is encoded by the coding sequence ATGAAAATACAAATCATCAGCGATCTGCATCAGGAATTCGGAAGTACAGACTTATCTTTTGATCAAGCAGACGTTGTGGTGCTGGCTGGAGATGTAAATTTGGGAACAAAGGGAATTGAATGGATTAAGACCAAAATTCCCGACAAACCTGTGATTTATGTTCTTGGAAATCATGAATATTACAAAGGTTCTTATCCGAAAACTTTAAACAAAATAAAAGAAGCCGCACACAATTCCAATGTCTTTGTGTTGGAAGATTCTTTTGTAAATATTGATGGAATTCGTTTTCACGGCGCAACATTGTGGACGGATTTTTCAATTTTCGGAGATCCGCGATATTACGGGATGACCTGCCAGTCTGTGATGAATGATTATAAAAAAATAAAGCGAGATCCTTCTTATTCAAAATTGAGGACAATTGATACATTTAAAATTCATCAGTTTTCAAAAGTATGGCTCCAGGAAAGTTTAGAAAAATCTAAAGGGTTGAAAAATATTGTCGTTACGCATCACGCACCAAGCATCCAATCTGTTCCGGAAAAATATAAAAATGATCCGATAACATCGGCTTATGCTTCCAATCTTGAAGATTTTGTACTGGAGCATATACCTTTGTATTGGATTCACGGGCATATTCACACGCCTTCAAGATATAAAATAGGCGAGACAGAGATTATTTGTAATCCACACGGATATATTGTGGAGAAATATAAGGGCTATGAAAAGGAGTTGATTGTGGAAATTTAG
- a CDS encoding glycoside hydrolase family 3 C-terminal domain-containing protein, whose product MLKKTAIVSLFTLISASYMAQNTTQPVYLDESKPVEQRVQDALSRMTLEEKVAMLHAQSKFSSPGVPRLGIPEFWTTDGPHGVRPEVMWDEWNQAGWTNDSIIAYPALTALSATWNKKMSWNYGKALGEEARYRKKDILLGPGVNIYRTPLNGRNFEYMGEDPYLTSKMVVPYIKGVQSNGVATSVKHFALNNQEMFRHTSNVNVDDRALYEIYLPAFKAAVTEGDSWTIMGAYDMYKNQYASQNQYLLNDILKGEWKYKGVVVSDWGAVNSTEQAIHNGLDLEFGSWTNGLSAGTKNAYDNYYLAKPYLDLIKSGKVGTKELDDKVTRLLNLAYKTTMNRNKPFGNIASEEHKAVAKEIGEEGIVLLKNQGNVLPIDINKAKKIAVIGENAIKIMTVGGGSSSLKVKYETLPLDGIKARFGKQSDVQYARGYVGDIGGEYNGVKSGQDLKDTRSEAELLNEAVELAKKSDYVIFVGGLNKADFQDSEGNDRKSYGLPYNQDNVIAALAKANKNFAVVLVSGNAVAMPWIKEVPTVLQSWYLGSEAGNSIASVLAGDANPSGKLPFSFPVKLEDNSAHKLGEYPGQKDEFEAGKGKDQKNPINITYNEGIFVGYRWHDTKKIKPLFSFGHGLSYTTFEFGKAKADKTTISQDDTITFTVSVKNTGKKAGAEVAQLYISDLKSSVERPTKELKGFEKVFLNPGEEKQVTFTIDKTALSFFDAQKHDWVAEPGDFEAQIGNSSDAIKTKVKFTLK is encoded by the coding sequence ATGTTAAAGAAAACTGCCATTGTAAGTTTATTCACTCTTATTTCTGCTTCGTATATGGCTCAAAATACTACGCAACCTGTTTATTTAGATGAATCAAAACCTGTGGAACAGCGGGTTCAGGATGCCCTTTCAAGAATGACGCTGGAAGAAAAGGTAGCGATGCTTCATGCACAGTCAAAATTCAGTTCGCCAGGTGTTCCCAGATTGGGAATTCCGGAATTCTGGACCACAGACGGGCCTCACGGTGTTCGCCCCGAAGTGATGTGGGACGAATGGAATCAGGCAGGCTGGACGAACGACTCTATCATCGCATACCCTGCATTGACAGCACTTTCCGCTACATGGAACAAAAAAATGTCATGGAATTACGGGAAAGCACTTGGAGAGGAAGCTCGCTACAGAAAAAAAGATATTCTTCTGGGACCCGGAGTCAACATTTACAGAACTCCACTGAACGGAAGAAACTTCGAATATATGGGTGAAGACCCTTATTTAACATCAAAAATGGTGGTTCCTTACATCAAAGGAGTGCAATCCAACGGGGTGGCAACTTCGGTAAAACATTTTGCTTTAAATAATCAGGAAATGTTCCGCCATACAAGTAATGTAAATGTAGATGACAGAGCATTGTACGAAATTTACCTTCCTGCCTTCAAAGCGGCAGTTACGGAAGGAGATTCGTGGACGATCATGGGAGCTTATGATATGTATAAGAACCAATATGCAAGTCAGAATCAATATCTTTTGAATGATATTCTGAAAGGTGAATGGAAATATAAAGGGGTTGTCGTATCTGACTGGGGTGCTGTAAATAGTACTGAACAGGCCATTCACAACGGATTAGATCTTGAATTCGGTAGCTGGACCAACGGACTTTCTGCAGGAACGAAAAATGCCTATGACAATTATTATTTGGCAAAACCGTATTTAGATTTAATTAAATCAGGAAAAGTAGGAACAAAAGAGCTAGACGATAAAGTAACCAGACTTTTAAATTTGGCTTATAAAACAACAATGAACAGAAACAAGCCTTTCGGAAATATCGCTTCTGAAGAGCATAAAGCTGTTGCCAAAGAAATCGGTGAAGAAGGAATTGTACTGTTGAAAAATCAAGGGAATGTACTTCCGATTGACATCAATAAAGCTAAAAAAATTGCCGTTATTGGTGAAAATGCCATCAAAATCATGACTGTCGGCGGAGGTTCTTCTTCATTAAAAGTGAAATATGAAACGCTTCCTTTAGACGGAATTAAAGCCAGATTTGGTAAACAGTCTGATGTACAATACGCAAGAGGGTATGTGGGAGATATTGGTGGAGAATATAATGGTGTAAAATCCGGACAGGATTTGAAAGATACCCGTTCTGAAGCCGAATTATTGAACGAAGCGGTAGAATTGGCAAAAAAATCTGACTATGTAATTTTTGTTGGCGGATTGAATAAAGCAGACTTCCAGGACAGTGAAGGAAACGACAGAAAAAGTTATGGACTACCTTATAATCAAGACAATGTGATTGCTGCACTGGCAAAAGCAAATAAAAATTTCGCTGTAGTTCTGGTTTCAGGAAATGCGGTGGCAATGCCTTGGATAAAAGAAGTTCCGACGGTTTTACAATCTTGGTATTTGGGTTCTGAAGCAGGAAATTCTATTGCTTCTGTGTTGGCAGGTGATGCCAATCCATCAGGAAAACTGCCGTTTAGTTTCCCTGTGAAACTGGAAGATAATTCGGCTCACAAATTAGGAGAATATCCCGGACAAAAGGATGAGTTTGAGGCAGGAAAAGGAAAAGATCAGAAAAACCCGATCAATATTACGTATAATGAAGGAATTTTTGTAGGTTACCGTTGGCATGACACAAAAAAAATTAAACCCTTATTCAGTTTCGGACATGGTTTGAGTTACACTACTTTTGAATTCGGAAAAGCGAAAGCTGATAAAACGACGATTTCGCAGGACGATACCATTACGTTTACCGTTTCCGTTAAAAATACAGGAAAAAAAGCTGGAGCAGAAGTTGCCCAATTGTATATTTCCGATTTAAAATCTTCTGTTGAAAGACCAACGAAAGAATTGAAAGGTTTTGAAAAAGTATTTTTAAATCCCGGAGAAGAAAAACAAGTGACATTTACCATTGATAAAACTGCTTTAAGTTTCTTCGATGCCCAAAAACACGACTGGGTGGCAGAACCTGGAGATTTTGAAGCACAAATCGGAAATTCTTCGGATGCTATTAAAACTAAAGTGAAGTTTACTTTGAAGTAA
- the metQ gene encoding methionine ABC transporter substrate-binding lipoprotein MetQ: MKKIKILGLLMAGLWIFAACNSSKKDNPNYIKVGITSGPEQEIAETAKKVAKEKYNLDVELVSFNDYVVPNEALNNGDIDANAFQHVPYLNEQSKQRGYKLAVVGNTFVYPIVAYSKKIKSINELQNGSTIVIPNDPTNGGRSLLLLQKNGLLQLKDGIGLLPKVTDIVGNPKQLKILEIEAPQLPRVLDDKEVVIAIINNNFAAQAGLDADKQGIFKEDKNSPYVNVVVSRQDNKDDEKVKNFVKAYESDEVLKKAEEIFKGGAVKGW; encoded by the coding sequence ATGAAAAAAATAAAGATTTTAGGTTTATTAATGGCAGGTTTGTGGATATTCGCAGCTTGTAATTCGTCGAAAAAAGATAATCCGAATTACATTAAAGTTGGGATCACTTCCGGTCCGGAACAGGAAATTGCAGAAACGGCGAAAAAAGTAGCGAAAGAAAAATACAATCTTGATGTAGAGCTGGTTTCCTTCAACGATTATGTCGTTCCCAACGAAGCTTTGAATAATGGAGATATCGATGCCAATGCTTTTCAGCATGTTCCTTATTTGAATGAGCAGTCAAAACAGAGAGGATATAAATTAGCGGTTGTCGGAAATACTTTTGTCTACCCCATTGTAGCGTATTCAAAAAAGATTAAAAGCATTAATGAGCTTCAAAACGGAAGCACGATTGTTATTCCCAACGACCCGACAAATGGCGGTCGTTCCCTACTTCTTCTACAGAAAAATGGTTTATTACAATTAAAAGACGGTATCGGATTATTACCGAAAGTGACTGATATTGTCGGAAATCCGAAACAGTTAAAAATCCTTGAAATCGAAGCGCCTCAATTGCCAAGAGTGTTGGATGATAAAGAAGTTGTGATCGCGATTATCAATAATAATTTTGCTGCACAAGCCGGATTAGATGCCGACAAACAGGGAATTTTTAAAGAAGATAAAAATTCGCCTTATGTAAATGTCGTAGTTTCAAGACAGGACAATAAAGATGATGAAAAAGTAAAAAACTTTGTGAAAGCCTATGAATCTGATGAGGTTTTGAAAAAAGCGGAAGAGATTTTCAAAGGTGGAGCGGTGAAAGGATGGTAG
- a CDS encoding methyltransferase domain-containing protein, with amino-acid sequence MPWNPEIYNQFKNIRFKPFFDLSDLISDAKEMKAIDLGCGTGEQTAILAEKFSEATFIGIDSSAEMLEKSKTLENERLNFRQATTEEILENDEKWDLIFSNAALQWSDNHQYLFPKLISKLKSNGQLAVQMPYQPGNILNQILFSLATEEPFKTQLNSWNRPSAVLTIDEYAQILFENNIEDLNLSQKVYPIIAEDHETLFNFISGSALIPYLERLDKEQQNIFTKEFKHRIAKNFPKLPAIYSFKRILMYGRKK; translated from the coding sequence ATGCCTTGGAATCCTGAAATTTATAATCAATTTAAAAATATTCGTTTTAAACCTTTCTTTGATCTTTCCGATTTGATTTCTGATGCAAAAGAAATGAAAGCAATCGATTTAGGTTGCGGAACTGGTGAACAAACGGCAATTCTTGCAGAAAAGTTTTCTGAAGCAACATTTATCGGTATTGATTCCTCTGCAGAAATGCTGGAAAAATCTAAAACCCTTGAAAATGAAAGGCTCAATTTTCGTCAGGCAACAACAGAAGAAATATTGGAGAATGATGAAAAATGGGATCTTATTTTTAGTAATGCGGCTTTACAATGGTCTGATAATCATCAATATTTGTTTCCAAAATTAATTTCAAAATTGAAAAGCAACGGTCAGTTAGCTGTCCAAATGCCCTATCAACCGGGAAATATCTTGAACCAGATTTTATTTTCGCTTGCTACTGAAGAACCGTTCAAAACGCAATTAAATAGCTGGAATCGCCCTTCTGCCGTATTGACCATTGACGAATATGCACAGATTTTATTTGAAAATAATATTGAGGATCTGAATTTATCTCAAAAAGTTTATCCTATTATTGCTGAAGATCATGAAACTTTATTCAATTTTATTTCTGGATCGGCGTTAATTCCTTATCTGGAAAGACTTGATAAAGAACAACAGAATATTTTTACAAAAGAATTTAAACATAGAATCGCAAAAAATTTTCCGAAGCTTCCAGCAATCTATTCTTTTAAAAGAATTTTGATGTACGGCCGAAAAAAGTAA
- a CDS encoding MFS transporter: MDRKNLILILASVGTFVEALDIAIINLTIPSIQDQFAIGSETVQWLQTLYVLFFGGFLIIGGKLSDQIGSRKIFLLGLLIFMITSFGAGMSANFEILAFFRALQGLGAAFIMPSAMSIVTSTFKEDQERSRAIGIFSSFAAIGSGSGLSLGGIISTYLSWHWVFLINVPILLITLVFAYKYLPKNENTKFQKTDIVSGVLLILGLLSLTYGTHELIHIKEDTFVIVGSLIFAVLLLTVVFYRLKTVSEPLISLTLFRHKSLMISNLAFVALGAFFIGFLFLISLMLQKDMHHSAASAGLMLVPYSVMSALVAKFVLSHISKKLNSAQMGIFGWSFMLTGALSLLISVYFGHPLTLVLIGAACISGVGMTFCFTALSVLGIQDVQSSSYGVASSLGSTSYFLGAGIGLSFMTLMSQIFPSKLAVGNLSLIILIGYAVFALGILFYFILKNLKMRTTKIAVS, translated from the coding sequence ATGGATAGAAAGAATTTAATATTAATTTTAGCATCGGTAGGCACGTTTGTAGAGGCTTTGGATATTGCCATTATTAATCTTACAATTCCTTCTATCCAAGATCAGTTTGCTATTGGATCGGAAACTGTTCAGTGGTTGCAGACTTTATATGTACTATTTTTTGGAGGATTTCTTATTATTGGCGGAAAACTGTCAGACCAGATCGGAAGCAGAAAAATTTTCCTTTTGGGATTATTGATTTTCATGATAACATCTTTTGGAGCAGGAATGTCGGCAAATTTTGAAATATTAGCTTTTTTCCGCGCTTTACAAGGTCTTGGTGCAGCTTTTATTATGCCTTCAGCAATGTCGATCGTTACCAGTACTTTTAAAGAAGATCAAGAAAGAAGCCGTGCAATTGGGATTTTCAGTTCATTCGCAGCCATCGGTTCGGGAAGCGGGCTTTCATTGGGCGGAATTATCAGTACGTATCTGAGTTGGCATTGGGTTTTCCTTATCAATGTTCCTATTCTTTTGATTACATTAGTTTTTGCCTATAAATATCTTCCGAAAAATGAAAACACAAAGTTTCAAAAAACGGATATTGTCTCCGGAGTTTTACTGATTCTTGGATTGTTAAGTCTAACTTACGGTACTCATGAATTGATTCATATCAAAGAAGATACTTTCGTTATTGTAGGTTCTCTTATTTTTGCTGTTTTATTATTGACTGTTGTTTTCTATCGTTTAAAAACCGTATCAGAGCCGTTGATTAGCTTAACATTATTCAGACATAAATCTTTAATGATATCCAATCTTGCATTCGTTGCATTGGGAGCATTTTTTATCGGATTTTTATTCCTTATTTCTTTAATGCTTCAGAAAGATATGCATCACAGTGCTGCTTCCGCAGGATTGATGCTGGTTCCGTACAGTGTAATGTCGGCATTGGTGGCTAAATTTGTTTTATCGCATATTTCAAAAAAATTAAATTCTGCACAAATGGGAATTTTCGGGTGGAGTTTTATGTTGACGGGAGCTTTATCGTTATTGATTTCCGTTTATTTTGGTCATCCGCTCACATTGGTTTTGATTGGTGCAGCTTGTATTTCGGGAGTGGGAATGACATTTTGTTTTACGGCATTATCGGTATTGGGAATTCAGGATGTCCAGTCGTCAAGTTATGGAGTGGCTTCAAGTTTAGGTTCTACAAGTTACTTTTTGGGAGCGGGAATTGGCTTGTCTTTTATGACTTTAATGAGTCAGATTTTCCCTTCAAAGCTGGCGGTCGGGAATTTAAGCCTAATTATTCTGATAGGATATGCTGTTTTTGCATTAGGAATATTATTTTATTTCATTTTAAAAAATTTAAAAATGCGAACGACAAAAATAGCTGTTTCGTGA
- a CDS encoding Lrp/AsnC family transcriptional regulator has protein sequence MATESYTPDEKDLSILRILQKDAKLSVRDIAARINLSPTPTHERIKRMEKFGIIKEYTTIVDRKKVNKGMMIICMIALNVHNKKTAGKFIEEVTKLKEVVEFYNISGDFDFMLKILAPNMDEFHDFFVNKLSEIEGIGQTKSIFVMNSIKESPQIL, from the coding sequence ATGGCAACGGAAAGTTATACTCCAGACGAAAAAGACCTTTCAATACTACGGATTTTACAGAAAGATGCGAAATTGAGTGTTCGTGATATTGCAGCAAGAATCAATTTAAGCCCCACTCCGACTCACGAGCGCATCAAACGTATGGAAAAATTCGGAATCATCAAGGAATATACCACTATTGTCGATCGCAAAAAAGTAAATAAAGGGATGATGATAATTTGTATGATTGCATTAAACGTGCATAACAAAAAAACCGCGGGAAAATTCATTGAAGAGGTTACAAAACTGAAAGAAGTTGTAGAATTCTATAATATAAGCGGAGATTTTGATTTTATGCTGAAAATTCTTGCACCGAATATGGATGAATTCCATGATTTTTTCGTGAATAAGCTCTCAGAAATTGAAGGTATCGGACAAACGAAAAGTATTTTTGTGATGAACAGTATTAAAGAAAGCCCACAGATTCTTTAA
- a CDS encoding T9SS type A sorting domain-containing protein, with protein MEHTYIVRHTLIVAKFECFNCPPGGGTSSKKADIDVATALAPNPTKSSTDLFYVAADNETISVSITNIYGKVIRTYRNTLTLGKTRYLSTLKTNQPELILLRGSPALERMES; from the coding sequence ATGGAGCATACATATATTGTACGGCATACCCTGATAGTTGCCAAATTTGAATGCTTCAATTGTCCACCTGGCGGGGGAACATCATCGAAAAAAGCAGATATCGATGTTGCAACAGCTTTGGCTCCGAATCCAACCAAAAGTTCAACAGACCTGTTTTATGTAGCAGCAGATAATGAAACGATCTCAGTTAGCATAACCAATATTTATGGCAAAGTAATCAGAACGTATAGGAACACCTTAACACTGGGAAAAACAAGATACCTATCGACCTTGAAAACCAATCAGCCGGAACTTATATTGTTACGTGGAAGTCCGGCACTGGAAAGAATGGAATCTTGA
- the metI gene encoding methionine ABC transporter permease MetI, whose translation MLSDTVISLLSKGVWETVYMTFVSVFFGFVLGLPVGILLFFTRKGQLLENVIYNRILSVLVNIFRSIPFIILIVWMIPFTRSIVGTSIGMNAALVPLSIGAAPFIARLVENSLLEVPYGLIETARALGASPFQIIRKVLLPEALSSLINNATITLITLVGYSAMGGAVGAGGLGQIGYQYGYIGYDAVIMNLVLGLLVAIVFIIQFSGDRLAKRFDHR comes from the coding sequence ATGCTTAGTGATACGGTGATTTCTCTTTTGTCGAAGGGAGTTTGGGAGACGGTTTATATGACATTCGTGTCTGTTTTTTTTGGATTTGTGTTGGGATTACCCGTTGGAATTCTGTTGTTTTTTACAAGAAAAGGACAGCTTTTGGAAAATGTAATTTATAATAGAATTTTATCTGTTTTGGTTAATATTTTTCGTTCTATTCCTTTTATTATTTTGATTGTCTGGATGATTCCTTTTACCAGAAGTATAGTCGGAACATCAATTGGAATGAACGCTGCTTTAGTTCCGTTAAGCATCGGTGCAGCACCTTTTATTGCAAGATTAGTGGAAAACAGTTTGTTGGAAGTTCCCTACGGATTGATTGAAACCGCAAGAGCTTTGGGAGCGAGTCCTTTTCAGATTATCCGAAAGGTTTTGTTGCCGGAAGCACTTTCCTCTTTAATCAATAATGCAACGATTACGCTCATCACTTTGGTCGGTTATTCTGCGATGGGTGGAGCTGTAGGAGCCGGTGGATTGGGACAAATCGGGTATCAATACGGCTATATCGGTTATGATGCGGTGATTATGAATCTGGTGTTGGGATTATTGGTTGCGATAGTTTTTATCATTCAATTTTCGGGTGACAGATTGGCGAAGAGATTCGATCATCGTTGA
- a CDS encoding methionine ABC transporter ATP-binding protein — protein MIEIKNISKTFHQKKQSFKALDDVSLNIDSGDIVGIIGFSGAGKSTLIRTVNLLEKPDQGKIIINGKDFTKLNSKQLAKERKKIGMIFQHFNLLSSRTVFENIALPLELDNISKTEINKKVNELLKIVGLEDKANDYPKSLSGGQKQRVAIARALANDPYLLLCDEATSALDPATTQSILQLLRDINQRLGITILLITHEMEVIKTVCNHVAVIDKGKLLIKGTLSEIVSNKENPIIKQFLKSGVMTIPQELNKKLQKDPKDGLFPLVEVELNEQISVEELLSIVYDKYKIPYKLLKADVEYLGDSNFGKLLLQLQGEEEENQQAIYYFNQNKIQNTVRGYA, from the coding sequence ATGATAGAGATAAAGAATATTTCAAAAACATTTCATCAAAAAAAACAAAGTTTCAAAGCTCTGGATGATGTCAGCCTGAACATAGATTCAGGAGATATTGTCGGAATCATCGGATTTTCGGGCGCCGGAAAAAGTACACTGATCCGAACGGTGAATCTTCTTGAAAAACCAGATCAGGGCAAAATTATAATCAACGGAAAAGATTTCACGAAATTAAATTCTAAACAATTAGCAAAAGAGCGAAAAAAAATCGGAATGATTTTCCAGCATTTTAATCTGCTTTCTTCAAGAACGGTTTTTGAAAATATTGCGCTTCCATTAGAACTGGATAATATCAGCAAAACTGAAATCAATAAAAAAGTTAATGAACTTTTGAAAATTGTAGGCTTGGAAGACAAAGCCAATGATTATCCTAAAAGTCTTTCGGGCGGACAAAAACAAAGGGTTGCGATTGCAAGAGCGTTGGCAAACGATCCTTATCTCCTGCTTTGTGATGAAGCGACAAGTGCGCTCGATCCGGCAACGACTCAATCTATTTTACAGTTATTGAGGGATATTAATCAAAGATTGGGAATTACCATTTTGTTGATTACCCACGAAATGGAAGTCATTAAAACTGTCTGTAACCACGTTGCGGTGATCGACAAAGGAAAACTATTAATTAAAGGAACTTTAAGCGAGATTGTCTCCAACAAAGAAAATCCTATTATCAAACAATTTTTAAAATCTGGTGTTATGACTATACCACAAGAACTGAATAAAAAACTACAAAAAGATCCAAAAGATGGATTATTTCCATTGGTTGAGGTTGAGTTAAACGAACAAATATCTGTTGAAGAATTGCTTTCAATAGTATATGATAAATATAAAATTCCTTACAAATTGTTGAAGGCAGATGTAGAATATTTGGGAGATTCCAATTTCGGAAAACTGTTGTTGCAGCTTCAGGGTGAAGAAGAGGAAAACCAGCAAGCCATCTATTATTTCAATCAAAATAAAATTCAAAATACGGTAAGAGGATATGCTTAG